The following are encoded together in the Oceanobacillus zhaokaii genome:
- a CDS encoding UDP-N-acetylmuramoyl-L-alanyl-D-glutamate--2,6-diaminopimelate ligase yields MLLTSILQGLSFDVIQGDINQEIHSIAYDSRDVQANSVFVAISGFSVDGHNYIDSAIERGASIIIAERNIKTDKDVTILQVANTRNALALISANFYQHPTEKLNLIGITGTNGKTSISYFIKSIYEEAKKSIALIGTIGTVINDQLIQTKNTTPESLNLQQFFAAMLEENTENCMMEVSSHALNLDRVAYSRFNTGIFTNLTPDHLELHKNMDEYFEAKAKLFEMTDSWNIINADDPYGRKLADRVKDYNTKLVTYGIHNQADISATDIEYSFNHTIYTVNTPTESVKIKVNLPGEIYVLNSLAAIACAYYNGIPIEVIQQGINHVKGIKGRLEVVYEKDDFKVIVDFAHTEDALAKAINTLRPFAKGRIILVFGVYADLSEDGKQKFNGMAKVASTLADLSIITLDNPKHHDPNVIMKETIEAMEKHNGTYEAIPDRKEAIEHAINISNENDVILIAGKGHETTQIIGSLEIPFNEREIALDALAAKTF; encoded by the coding sequence ACTTCAATTTTACAAGGCCTATCTTTTGATGTAATTCAAGGAGATATCAATCAAGAAATTCACTCCATCGCCTACGACTCCCGGGATGTACAAGCAAACAGCGTATTTGTTGCAATCTCTGGATTTTCTGTTGATGGACATAACTATATAGATAGCGCGATTGAACGTGGCGCTAGTATCATTATTGCAGAACGAAATATTAAAACAGATAAAGATGTGACGATTTTACAAGTTGCAAATACAAGAAATGCGTTAGCACTTATTTCTGCAAACTTCTATCAACATCCAACAGAAAAATTAAACTTAATCGGAATTACTGGAACGAACGGAAAAACGTCCATTTCCTATTTTATTAAATCCATTTATGAGGAAGCCAAGAAATCAATTGCCCTCATTGGTACAATAGGAACGGTAATAAATGACCAATTAATCCAAACAAAAAATACAACGCCAGAATCTCTAAATCTACAGCAATTCTTTGCAGCTATGCTAGAAGAAAACACGGAAAATTGCATGATGGAGGTTTCTTCCCATGCCCTCAATTTGGACCGGGTTGCCTATAGCAGATTTAATACAGGAATTTTTACGAACCTTACACCGGACCATCTTGAGTTGCACAAAAATATGGACGAGTATTTCGAAGCAAAAGCAAAATTATTTGAGATGACCGATTCTTGGAATATCATCAATGCAGACGACCCGTATGGAAGAAAACTCGCTGATCGAGTAAAAGACTATAATACGAAACTAGTCACTTATGGAATTCATAATCAAGCAGATATTTCTGCAACGGACATAGAATATTCTTTTAATCATACAATCTACACGGTGAACACACCTACAGAGAGCGTTAAGATTAAAGTAAACCTGCCTGGAGAAATCTATGTTTTAAATAGTTTAGCTGCCATTGCTTGTGCATATTACAATGGAATTCCTATCGAGGTCATCCAGCAAGGAATTAATCATGTAAAAGGAATTAAAGGCCGTCTTGAAGTAGTCTATGAAAAAGATGATTTCAAAGTAATTGTCGACTTCGCACATACAGAGGATGCATTGGCAAAAGCAATCAATACGTTAAGACCATTTGCAAAAGGTCGAATCATCCTTGTATTTGGCGTCTATGCAGACCTTAGCGAGGATGGAAAACAGAAATTTAATGGTATGGCCAAAGTTGCGTCAACGCTTGCTGATCTTTCCATTATCACATTGGACAACCCCAAACATCATGATCCAAATGTGATTATGAAAGAAACGATCGAGGCAATGGAGAAACATAATGGAACATATGAGGCAATCCCTGATCGTAAGGAAGCAATCGAACACGCGATTAACATTAGTAACGAAAATGACGTTATCCTAATTGCAGGAAAAGGACATGAAACAACACAAATTATCGGCAGCTTGGAAATTCCTTTTAATGAAAGGGAAATTGCCTTAGATGCTCTAGCAGCAAAAACATTTTAA
- a CDS encoding aspartate/glutamate racemase family protein, with protein sequence MKDKKLGIIGGMGPLATKVFYEKIINHTVAHKDQDHIDTIILSHATLPDRTEAILRGEGKTFLNAVKKDIELLEHAGVANIAIPCNTSHYFYDEMQAMTKINIINMIRETAEYIYHKHGKGSKVGILATNGTISTGIYENECRRSELDPFHPNEDTQDKIMNIIYNIKADVNYQPDGLESLIHDLITKEECACVILGCTELSSVILSEESKKHCIDPMEILTENAIRLSEKRSKLSLIDEQVFI encoded by the coding sequence ATGAAAGACAAAAAGTTAGGAATCATTGGTGGAATGGGACCTTTAGCAACAAAGGTTTTCTATGAAAAAATCATTAATCATACCGTGGCACATAAGGATCAGGACCATATTGATACAATCATCCTAAGTCACGCCACCCTCCCCGACCGTACCGAAGCAATATTACGTGGTGAGGGAAAGACTTTTTTAAATGCTGTTAAAAAAGATATTGAACTACTCGAACATGCTGGAGTTGCTAATATCGCAATCCCATGTAATACTTCCCATTATTTCTATGATGAAATGCAAGCAATGACAAAAATTAATATTATTAACATGATTCGTGAAACTGCAGAATATATTTATCACAAACATGGTAAAGGAAGTAAGGTCGGCATCCTAGCAACAAACGGTACAATCTCTACCGGAATTTATGAGAATGAATGTAGAAGAAGTGAGCTTGATCCCTTCCATCCGAACGAAGATACACAGGATAAAATAATGAACATCATTTATAACATTAAAGCAGATGTGAATTATCAACCAGATGGGCTCGAATCTTTGATACATGACTTAATAACAAAAGAAGAATGTGCTTGCGTTATCTTAGGCTGTACGGAATTATCTTCCGTCATTTTAAGTGAGGAAAGTAAAAAACATTGTATTGATCCGATGGAGATTTTAACAGAAAATGCAATACGATTATCTGAAAAACGTTCAAAACTATCGTTAATCGATGAGCAAGTATTTATCTGA
- the motS gene encoding flagellar motor protein MotS has translation MKRRQIRKSANNGSPKWMVTYSDMITLILVFFVLLFSMSQVDQTRLNAVSESFQNRMIFDFLPSVVPNGYPANKTSIEENGKDMNEFEVPINLETENDIEQPEEEADSLTGLVDNVEAYLNEHDLNGIITANRTDRGVELVLQDSIFFNPGEADILEAGIPFLQRIGTLLSQIPNEVKVEGHTDSRPMNSFRYPSNWELSGARASSVVRYFTESYDIDESRFSIAGYGELRPLTENDTPENMAKNRRVEIIILDENMES, from the coding sequence ATGAAGCGTAGACAAATTAGGAAATCAGCTAATAATGGTTCACCAAAATGGATGGTTACATATTCAGATATGATTACATTGATTTTAGTGTTTTTCGTTTTGCTATTTTCCATGTCACAGGTTGATCAGACAAGATTAAATGCAGTTTCTGAATCATTTCAAAATAGAATGATTTTTGATTTCCTTCCATCTGTTGTCCCAAATGGATACCCGGCAAATAAGACGAGCATAGAGGAAAATGGAAAAGATATGAATGAGTTTGAGGTTCCAATCAACTTGGAGACTGAAAATGACATAGAACAGCCTGAAGAAGAAGCAGATTCATTAACTGGATTGGTAGATAATGTCGAAGCATATTTAAATGAACATGACCTGAATGGGATAATAACCGCGAATCGTACAGACCGTGGTGTGGAGTTAGTGCTTCAAGACAGTATCTTTTTTAATCCAGGTGAAGCGGATATTCTAGAAGCTGGAATTCCATTTTTACAAAGAATAGGTACATTACTTTCGCAAATTCCAAATGAAGTAAAAGTGGAAGGACATACAGATAGCAGACCGATGAATAGTTTCCGCTATCCATCTAACTGGGAGCTCTCAGGAGCACGTGCAAGCAGTGTTGTTCGCTATTTTACCGAATCCTATGACATTGATGAATCGCGCTTCTCTATTGCTGGATATGGCGAGCTGCGTCCACTAACAGAAAATGATACTCCAGAAAATATGGCGAAGAATCGGCGTGTTGAGATTATTATCTTAGATGAAAATATGGAATCGTAA
- the motP gene encoding flagellar motor protein MotP: MRKRDILTPIGITVGFIMIMLAILSSGGSEGLASFLDIPSIFIVIGGVIGSMMITFKLEQIKLAGNIFKQAFHKHEQELYGLVRLFIQLSDRARREGILSLESEITEIEDKFIRKGFLLAVDGVEPEVIKDIMEAEITAMEDRHYKGRVLFEKAGEYAPAWGMIGTLIGLVLMLNDLDDASALGPSMAVALLTTLYGTVLANLFFLPMSSKLEAKTEEEVFIKQIIIEGIIGVQSGQNPRILEEKLSAFLPKRTLVKQKDPKDDSAFVGNGINEA; encoded by the coding sequence ATGAGAAAACGTGATATATTGACTCCTATCGGCATTACTGTAGGTTTTATTATGATTATGCTCGCGATTCTATCAAGTGGGGGAAGCGAAGGCCTCGCATCATTTTTAGATATCCCATCTATCTTCATTGTTATCGGTGGGGTCATTGGCTCGATGATGATTACGTTTAAACTCGAACAAATTAAATTGGCTGGAAATATTTTTAAGCAGGCTTTTCATAAACATGAACAGGAGCTTTATGGATTAGTACGGCTTTTCATCCAATTATCTGATCGTGCAAGAAGAGAAGGCATTCTTTCACTTGAATCTGAAATAACAGAGATTGAGGATAAATTCATACGAAAAGGCTTCCTGCTTGCTGTGGATGGGGTAGAACCAGAAGTTATCAAGGATATTATGGAAGCAGAAATTACGGCAATGGAAGACCGTCATTATAAAGGTAGAGTTTTATTTGAAAAAGCAGGGGAGTATGCACCAGCTTGGGGAATGATTGGTACGTTAATTGGCCTTGTATTAATGCTAAATGATTTAGACGATGCATCTGCGCTTGGACCTAGTATGGCCGTTGCATTACTGACAACGCTTTATGGAACGGTATTAGCGAATTTATTCTTTCTGCCGATGTCAAGTAAGCTAGAGGCGAAAACAGAGGAAGAAGTCTTTATTAAGCAGATTATTATCGAGGGAATTATCGGTGTTCAATCCGGTCAAAATCCACGAATATTGGAAGAGAAGCTAAGTGCCTTTCTGCCTAAAAGAACGCTGGTAAAGCAGAAAGACCCTAAAGATGATTCAGCGTTTGTTGGGAACGGTATCAATGAAGCGTAG
- the ccpA gene encoding catabolite control protein A: MNITIYDVAREANVSMATVSRVVNGNPNVKPTTRKKVQATIERLGYRPNAVARGLASKKTTTVGAIIPDISSIFFSELARGIEDIARMYKYNIILSNSDQNKENELKLINTMFEKQVDGILFMGGTITEEHINQFNTANVPVVLASTYDDTQSIAAVNIDYEAAAYEATKYLIEKGNKHPAFVSGTLETTVDQYKYNGYKRALEEASITLNEDLIVKGDYSYESGLDAVKQLAELGKLPSAIFVAADEMALGVIHGVQDSGLKVPEDVQVFGFDNTRLATMVRPTLSTVVQPMYDIGAVAMRLLTKYMNKEEVTEKNVTLPHRIEVRDSTL; the protein is encoded by the coding sequence ATGAATATAACAATATATGATGTAGCAAGAGAAGCAAACGTGTCCATGGCTACCGTTTCCCGAGTAGTGAATGGCAACCCGAACGTAAAACCAACAACACGTAAGAAAGTGCAGGCAACGATTGAGCGACTAGGATATCGTCCAAATGCCGTTGCACGTGGATTAGCAAGTAAGAAAACAACAACCGTTGGTGCAATTATTCCTGATATTTCAAGCATCTTCTTCTCTGAATTGGCACGTGGAATAGAAGATATTGCGAGAATGTATAAATACAATATCATTTTAAGTAACTCTGACCAAAATAAAGAGAATGAATTAAAATTAATCAATACAATGTTTGAAAAACAAGTAGACGGCATTCTGTTCATGGGTGGAACAATTACTGAAGAGCATATTAATCAATTTAATACTGCCAATGTACCTGTCGTACTAGCATCTACGTATGATGATACGCAATCAATTGCTGCTGTAAATATCGATTATGAAGCAGCTGCATATGAAGCAACAAAATATTTAATTGAAAAAGGGAATAAACACCCTGCATTTGTGAGTGGTACATTAGAAACAACAGTGGACCAATACAAGTACAATGGCTATAAACGTGCATTGGAAGAAGCATCTATCACACTGAATGAGGATTTAATCGTGAAGGGTGATTATTCTTATGAGTCTGGACTAGATGCTGTTAAACAACTTGCAGAGCTTGGGAAATTACCATCTGCAATCTTTGTTGCTGCAGATGAAATGGCGTTAGGAGTTATCCATGGTGTACAAGATTCAGGTCTAAAAGTTCCAGAGGATGTACAAGTATTTGGGTTTGACAATACAAGACTTGCAACAATGGTTCGTCCAACTTTATCAACGGTTGTTCAGCCGATGTATGATATTGGTGCGGTAGCAATGCGACTGCTTACGAAATATATGAATAAAGAAGAAGTAACAGAAAAAAATGTTACATTACCACATCGAATTGAAGTAAGAGATTCAACTTTATAA
- a CDS encoding bifunctional 3-deoxy-7-phosphoheptulonate synthase/chorismate mutase: protein MSNEMDQLRNQLDEVNLEILELINNRAALVQQIGQVKSKQSMYRFDPIREREMLNLITSKNNGPFENSTIEHIFKEIFKAGLELQEDDHRKALLVSRKKKADNTVVEIKGEKVGDGNTHFVFGPCAVESYEQTAAVGKVLQSKGLKLLRGGAFKPRTSPYDFQGLGIEGLQILRRVADEYDLAVISEIVNPAHIEQAIEYLDVIQIGARNMQNFELLKAAGEVDKPVLLKRGLSATISEFINAAEYIMSRGNGNIILCERGIRTYETATRNTLDISAVPVLKQETHLPVMVDVTHSTGRRDLLLPTAKAAIAIGADGVMAEVHPDPAVALSDSAQQMDIPTFDKFFEEITDLDRRLR, encoded by the coding sequence ATGAGTAATGAAATGGATCAATTAAGAAATCAATTAGATGAAGTTAATCTAGAAATACTTGAACTAATCAATAATCGTGCAGCACTTGTTCAACAAATTGGCCAAGTGAAGAGCAAGCAAAGTATGTATCGATTTGATCCAATTAGAGAACGTGAAATGTTAAATCTAATCACATCGAAAAATAATGGTCCCTTTGAAAATTCTACGATTGAACATATTTTCAAGGAAATCTTTAAAGCAGGATTAGAGTTACAGGAAGACGATCATCGCAAAGCATTACTCGTTTCACGTAAGAAGAAAGCGGATAATACAGTAGTTGAAATAAAAGGGGAAAAAGTTGGTGACGGCAATACTCATTTTGTATTTGGTCCATGTGCAGTCGAAAGCTACGAACAAACTGCTGCAGTTGGAAAAGTATTGCAAAGCAAGGGGCTAAAACTTTTAAGAGGTGGCGCATTCAAGCCAAGAACTTCTCCATATGACTTCCAAGGTCTAGGAATAGAAGGTTTACAGATTCTTAGAAGAGTAGCAGATGAATACGATTTGGCTGTAATTAGTGAAATTGTAAATCCTGCACATATCGAACAAGCGATTGAATACTTAGATGTCATTCAAATTGGTGCCCGAAACATGCAGAACTTCGAGTTATTAAAGGCAGCAGGGGAAGTAGATAAACCAGTGCTATTAAAACGTGGATTATCAGCAACAATCTCAGAATTTATCAATGCAGCTGAATATATTATGTCACGCGGAAATGGAAATATTATTTTATGTGAACGCGGAATTCGCACCTATGAAACAGCAACACGTAATACATTAGATATTTCAGCGGTTCCTGTATTGAAACAAGAAACGCATTTACCTGTAATGGTTGATGTTACGCATTCAACTGGACGTCGTGATTTACTTCTTCCGACGGCAAAAGCAGCAATTGCTATTGGTGCAGACGGAGTCATGGCAGAAGTACATCCAGATCCAGCAGTTGCACTTTCTGACTCTGCTCAGCAAATGGATATTCCAACATTCGATAAATTCTTTGAGGAAATAACAGATTTAGATAGACGACTTAGATAA
- the pilM gene encoding cell division protein FtsA, whose amino-acid sequence MENQIFALDIGTRTVTGIILEQQEEKYAVVDYYIKEHRDRSMLDGQIHNVIAVADVIREVREELEKRTGSTLHKVCVAAAGRSLRTVESTAVIPLNQQMITDKETIKHIELSAVQTAQVKLAELEKNNDYSNYYCVGYSVLQYTIDNEKIGSLIDQSGEAAAVEIIATFLPKVVVESLLAALARADIEMEALTLEPIAAINVLIPESMRRLNVALVDIGAGTSDIAITDRGTVVAYGMVPVAGDEITEAISDQYLLDFPEAEQTKRRIVNKGKATVQDILGFETVITYDALVKDVKSQVKKLAKSITKEIFQLNGKAPKAVMLVGGGSLTPELPTILAEKLQLPANRVAVRGIDAIQSLMQNDSIPKGPDFITPIGIAIAAKQNPIHYISIHVNAKLIRLFEMKQLTVGDCLVQAGIVINKWYGKPGNASIINLNGQAITIPGKYGTAPVITLNSQAAGVEDIVHHQDEIAISKGADGNGADVTLGELIGEVPSLKIQFNQQLTEIKPIIYVNKRIKNWDYHVQDNDDIVIEEVKTIEDFLRNSTSHMVSETEVFMIYVNIEAINLDVGATQYYLNGRQVSIDHPLRQHDQLIISDARTPTVRDLLTKVGLDFWQTIKITFNGKVIHLQQPILRILRDGVELHEDNVISRLERLEIKERPPEPFIFQDVFRYVDIDLDQISGKFKLYKNEQPTSFDVPIEDGDALALRWD is encoded by the coding sequence ATGGAGAACCAGATTTTTGCTTTAGATATCGGTACGAGAACCGTTACTGGAATTATTTTAGAACAACAAGAAGAGAAGTATGCTGTTGTCGATTATTACATAAAAGAACATCGAGACAGGTCGATGCTCGATGGACAAATCCATAATGTGATTGCGGTCGCTGACGTAATTAGAGAAGTGCGAGAAGAGCTGGAGAAACGTACAGGTTCAACATTACATAAAGTTTGTGTAGCAGCTGCTGGGAGATCCTTAAGAACGGTAGAATCCACTGCAGTTATCCCATTAAATCAACAAATGATCACTGATAAAGAAACGATAAAGCACATTGAGCTAAGCGCTGTGCAAACAGCCCAAGTGAAACTAGCTGAGCTTGAGAAGAATAATGATTACTCCAATTATTATTGTGTTGGCTATTCTGTCCTTCAGTACACGATTGATAATGAAAAAATCGGCTCCCTCATCGACCAAAGCGGGGAGGCTGCTGCTGTAGAAATCATCGCCACCTTCCTTCCTAAAGTGGTCGTTGAATCTCTACTTGCTGCACTCGCACGTGCCGATATTGAGATGGAAGCATTAACGCTAGAGCCTATAGCAGCAATCAATGTATTGATACCAGAATCGATGAGAAGATTAAATGTCGCATTGGTCGATATTGGAGCAGGAACAAGTGATATCGCGATAACGGATCGCGGTACGGTCGTTGCATACGGTATGGTGCCAGTTGCAGGTGATGAAATAACCGAAGCGATTAGCGATCAGTACTTACTCGACTTTCCAGAGGCAGAACAAACGAAGCGAAGGATTGTTAATAAAGGAAAAGCTACTGTCCAGGATATATTAGGTTTTGAAACAGTCATTACATATGACGCGCTAGTGAAGGATGTTAAAAGTCAAGTAAAAAAACTAGCCAAATCAATTACAAAAGAAATTTTCCAATTAAATGGAAAGGCACCAAAAGCAGTGATGTTAGTAGGTGGTGGAAGCTTAACACCGGAATTACCAACAATACTAGCAGAAAAATTACAGCTCCCTGCCAATCGGGTTGCTGTTCGAGGAATTGATGCAATCCAAAGCCTAATGCAAAATGATAGTATACCAAAAGGTCCAGATTTTATTACGCCAATTGGGATTGCAATCGCTGCTAAGCAAAATCCAATTCATTATATCAGTATCCATGTCAATGCAAAATTGATTCGACTATTTGAAATGAAACAATTAACGGTTGGTGATTGTCTCGTACAAGCAGGTATCGTAATAAATAAATGGTACGGAAAGCCTGGAAATGCCTCGATTATAAATCTTAATGGGCAAGCAATCACGATACCAGGAAAATATGGTACAGCCCCAGTCATCACGCTGAATAGTCAAGCGGCAGGTGTCGAGGACATCGTCCATCATCAGGATGAAATTGCGATTTCAAAGGGGGCGGATGGAAATGGTGCAGATGTAACCCTTGGTGAACTGATTGGTGAAGTCCCATCACTTAAGATTCAATTTAATCAGCAGCTTACGGAAATCAAACCTATAATCTATGTAAATAAGAGGATAAAGAATTGGGATTATCATGTGCAGGATAATGATGATATTGTGATTGAAGAGGTCAAGACAATAGAAGATTTCCTTAGAAACAGTACAAGTCATATGGTCAGTGAAACTGAAGTCTTTATGATCTACGTTAATATCGAAGCAATAAATCTTGATGTTGGGGCAACTCAGTATTATCTTAACGGAAGGCAAGTTAGCATCGACCACCCATTAAGACAGCATGATCAGCTTATCATAAGCGATGCAAGAACACCGACAGTTCGTGACCTATTAACAAAGGTTGGCCTTGACTTTTGGCAAACGATTAAAATTACTTTCAATGGCAAGGTTATTCATTTACAACAGCCTATTTTACGCATCCTGCGTGACGGAGTGGAATTACATGAAGATAATGTCATAAGTCGATTAGAACGGCTGGAAATAAAGGAGCGCCCACCTGAACCTTTTATTTTCCAGGATGTGTTTCGTTATGTAGACATTGATTTAGACCAAATCAGTGGAAAATTTAAATTATATAAAAATGAGCAGCCAACAAGCTTTGACGTACCAATTGAAGATGGAGATGCGCTTGCATTAAGATGGGATTAA
- a CDS encoding YtxH domain-containing protein, giving the protein MADNINTKDFLIGTLVGTIVGASVALLFAPKTGRQLRGDLNQGATQMKYRASGWKDIAQEKGSDWKDKAFTTGSDLRKKAMDTTSQVSKNVAQKTQDLTKTVAEKTKELSKNVSNKSEELAKNVNGKTEELTKNANEKAQAVTKNINEKTQEAAKNVNNSTQKAANKAQTKVSQPQK; this is encoded by the coding sequence ATGGCTGATAATATTAATACAAAAGACTTTTTAATTGGAACATTAGTTGGAACGATTGTAGGTGCTTCTGTAGCGTTATTATTCGCTCCAAAAACAGGCAGACAATTAAGAGGCGACCTTAATCAAGGTGCAACCCAAATGAAATATCGTGCAAGTGGTTGGAAAGATATTGCACAAGAAAAAGGTTCTGATTGGAAAGATAAAGCATTCACAACAGGATCTGATTTACGTAAAAAAGCAATGGATACAACATCACAAGTATCAAAAAATGTTGCGCAAAAGACACAGGATTTAACAAAGACTGTAGCTGAAAAGACGAAAGAGTTAAGTAAAAATGTTAGCAACAAATCTGAGGAATTAGCAAAAAACGTCAATGGAAAAACAGAAGAATTAACGAAGAATGCTAATGAGAAAGCTCAAGCAGTAACAAAAAATATAAACGAAAAAACCCAAGAAGCAGCAAAAAATGTTAATAACTCTACACAAAAAGCAGCGAATAAGGCTCAAACAAAAGTAAGCCAACCACAAAAATAA
- a CDS encoding DUF948 domain-containing protein encodes MLYLAAIIAAIAFVVLVIYVIITLKAAKETMGEVSTTLKGLETQIQGVTTETKELLNKTNELADDMNKKSAKLNNLFDGAKGVGDSVRGFNEALNDLSQSISRTSKEDQAKAAEAVKWGATIFDFVNNRKSKKK; translated from the coding sequence ATGTTGTATCTTGCTGCGATTATTGCAGCTATAGCATTTGTGGTTTTAGTAATTTATGTCATTATTACATTGAAGGCAGCGAAAGAGACCATGGGAGAAGTGTCTACCACATTAAAAGGATTAGAGACACAAATTCAAGGTGTTACGACAGAAACTAAAGAATTACTTAATAAAACGAATGAATTAGCAGATGATATGAATAAGAAGTCAGCGAAATTAAATAATCTTTTTGATGGAGCTAAAGGTGTTGGTGATTCGGTAAGAGGGTTCAATGAAGCATTGAACGATCTTTCCCAAAGCATTTCACGAACATCTAAAGAAGACCAAGCAAAAGCTGCTGAAGCAGTTAAATGGGGAGCAACAATCTTTGATTTTGTTAACAATAGAAAAAGCAAAAAGAAATAA